Proteins from one Paenibacillus amylolyticus genomic window:
- a CDS encoding GNAT family N-acetyltransferase has product MKHQIRQAGLPDRDEVAGLFNEYRIFYKQKADIQAACQYIKERMERNESVILVAETAVEMVHGSDESNDKTISKGQKFTGFVQLYPSFSSVSMGPIWVLNDLFVHPDYRQQGIARKLLQAAKQLASEHSVLRISLSTELSNTQAQALYESEGYAQDTKFMYYELNI; this is encoded by the coding sequence GTGAAACATCAAATTAGACAAGCGGGTCTTCCTGATCGTGATGAAGTGGCAGGATTGTTCAATGAGTACAGAATATTCTATAAACAAAAAGCAGACATTCAGGCAGCATGTCAGTATATTAAAGAACGAATGGAACGCAATGAATCGGTCATTTTGGTAGCAGAAACCGCTGTGGAAATGGTTCATGGGTCAGATGAAAGTAACGATAAGACAATTTCGAAGGGCCAGAAATTTACCGGATTCGTTCAGCTGTACCCCAGTTTCAGCTCGGTATCAATGGGGCCGATCTGGGTACTTAATGATCTGTTTGTACATCCGGATTATCGTCAGCAAGGTATTGCAAGGAAGCTGCTGCAAGCAGCCAAGCAATTGGCATCTGAGCATAGCGTTCTTCGGATATCACTCTCGACCGAGTTAAGTAACACGCAAGCGCAAGCTCTGTATGAGTCCGAAGGATATGCACAGGATACCAAATTCATGTATTATGAACTTAATATATAA
- a CDS encoding TraX family protein, which translates to MMQWIAMITMLIDHIGAVFFPHIIELRIIGRIAFPIYAFAVYIGYKHTRDVQKYIWRLFWIAILSQVPFMAAFNHYSLNVVWTLWSALLVLFVIDKLPSRLLGIPIVIGAGWFMEISHMDYGMYGLLLVLLFRYFQGPVLVVAHVVLNALYLLLHNSSVQMYSVLATAGIAIAQYYQAGFRMKGPRWIWRYFYPAHLAIIAIIRWI; encoded by the coding sequence ATGATGCAGTGGATTGCCATGATCACGATGTTAATTGATCATATAGGGGCTGTCTTTTTTCCGCATATTATAGAACTGAGAATCATAGGTCGCATCGCTTTTCCAATCTACGCATTTGCAGTGTATATCGGTTACAAACATACACGAGATGTACAAAAATACATATGGCGGCTGTTCTGGATTGCGATACTCTCACAGGTGCCGTTCATGGCTGCGTTCAATCATTATTCTCTAAACGTGGTATGGACATTGTGGTCAGCCTTACTGGTACTATTCGTTATTGATAAATTGCCATCCCGCCTACTGGGTATTCCCATTGTGATTGGGGCAGGCTGGTTCATGGAAATTAGTCATATGGATTATGGGATGTACGGGTTGTTATTGGTTCTGTTATTCCGTTATTTCCAGGGGCCTGTACTTGTCGTTGCACATGTTGTGTTAAATGCACTGTATCTTCTGCTACACAACAGCTCTGTGCAGATGTATAGTGTGCTCGCAACCGCCGGCATTGCTATTGCTCAGTATTACCAAGCAGGATTCCGCATGAAGGGGCCGCGTTGGATCTGGCGCTACTTCTATCCAGCGCATCTCGCCATCATTGCCATCATTCGCTGGATCTAG
- a CDS encoding spore germination protein, whose translation MKESILLQVQSRLIGVADMIYQPLQIGPLHCTLLYIQSIVDTQIMREAIVKPLLEEAARNEVGPDFVTQVVSGTFFSLENQHRDSADTLVDDIVTGNAALHVEGMSGMIIFSIQNYQKRSVPESTNEVVIVGPQEAFIEDINVNMSLLRHKIKHSDFKMIKFTIGKYTKTEVFVIYIQGLCKPDILENVLTSLGEIDMDSSLGVSYLSEFLEDHPLSPFPQYQYTERPDTVAAALVEGRIGVMQDGTPFSLLIPVTFFSLMQSSEDYYQRFHSASFIRMIRLLFAVIAFLLPSIYVAVTTFHPEIIPTNLLITIASARENIPFPALIEALIMEITFEGLREAGIRIPKPLGQTVSIIGGIVIGQAAVQAGIVSAPLVIVVSITGIAAFIIPHFELGLAFRLLRFPVLLMGGTLGLFGVVISIYVLYWYMVSMRSFGVPYMQPFAPLVLRDIKDTFIRVPWFMMKKRTKAYTTDNERRQDTP comes from the coding sequence ATGAAAGAAAGCATTCTTCTACAGGTGCAATCACGCCTGATCGGCGTGGCAGACATGATCTACCAACCGCTTCAGATTGGGCCTTTACACTGTACCCTGCTCTATATCCAATCCATCGTCGATACTCAGATTATGAGAGAAGCTATTGTGAAGCCTTTGCTTGAAGAGGCTGCACGGAACGAAGTTGGCCCCGATTTTGTTACGCAGGTCGTCAGTGGAACCTTTTTTTCACTCGAAAACCAGCACAGAGATTCAGCTGATACGTTGGTAGATGATATCGTAACAGGTAATGCAGCACTCCATGTGGAGGGCATGTCTGGCATGATCATTTTCTCCATCCAGAATTATCAGAAGCGCTCTGTACCTGAATCAACAAATGAAGTTGTCATCGTTGGTCCACAGGAAGCGTTTATCGAAGATATCAATGTCAATATGTCTCTATTGCGACACAAAATTAAACATTCCGATTTCAAAATGATTAAATTCACCATCGGCAAATATACCAAAACCGAAGTGTTTGTCATATATATTCAAGGTTTATGCAAACCTGACATTTTGGAAAATGTCTTAACCAGTCTGGGTGAGATTGATATGGACAGCAGCCTTGGTGTCAGTTATCTGTCAGAATTTCTGGAAGATCACCCGCTCTCTCCTTTTCCACAGTATCAATATACCGAAAGACCGGATACTGTTGCCGCAGCACTGGTAGAAGGACGAATTGGGGTCATGCAGGATGGAACCCCCTTCTCGCTGCTCATTCCAGTTACATTCTTCTCTTTGATGCAATCGTCCGAGGACTATTACCAGCGGTTCCATTCCGCTTCATTTATTCGAATGATCCGTTTGCTGTTCGCCGTCATTGCTTTCCTGTTGCCTTCCATATACGTAGCGGTCACTACATTTCATCCCGAGATTATTCCCACCAATCTGCTCATCACCATTGCATCCGCAAGAGAGAACATTCCTTTTCCGGCATTAATTGAAGCCCTCATCATGGAGATCACCTTCGAAGGATTGCGTGAAGCCGGCATACGGATTCCCAAGCCGCTAGGACAGACGGTTTCTATCATTGGCGGCATTGTCATAGGACAGGCAGCTGTGCAGGCAGGTATTGTCTCTGCTCCACTGGTTATTGTTGTGTCCATTACAGGCATTGCTGCCTTTATTATTCCGCATTTCGAGTTGGGACTGGCCTTCCGGCTGCTCCGCTTTCCTGTACTGCTGATGGGTGGAACACTGGGCCTGTTCGGTGTCGTCATTTCAATCTACGTGCTGTACTGGTATATGGTCAGCATGCGTTCATTTGGTGTTCCTTACATGCAGCCTTTCGCCCCACTCGTACTGCGTGATATCAAGGATACGTTTATACGGGTACCCTGGTTCATGATGAAAAAACGAACGAAAGCCTATACGACCGATAATGAAAGGAGGCAGGACACACCATGA